From Dietzia sp. ANT_WB102, a single genomic window includes:
- a CDS encoding CdaR family transcriptional regulator: protein MTIAGRLAREAPSLARQFARVIENQIPVYQQWRELGHGDELASVVEEVLREFAHLVSTDEPAQGLRVLQLAGERARQGLPANAILGAWRVSGHELWRWLTEEYAEEFSPGGVAVDLWSRYLEFADHYVEQITDTFFAASQEERVHAAMAVRAQVDRLVRGAPPEQTERALRDLGVLHPEVVVMLCRLPDAGPDASVEVVADYSRLLRNLRMATRAEVPWTMVAGALLAVVSAPGGRSDLAIESLPPHSPLRVGISRAMPARSDLSGARDQAERALRAATAAHPVNDFNQMTLLQVAAMQAALQWADLPEWTRLLMTDSRNRIEWEATGRALWEHGGNVGAAATALSVHTNTVYYRLDTIRQTIGADLRNAKTLAELELAVISRDLGVLIVPGNHAD, encoded by the coding sequence ATGACGATCGCCGGTCGTCTGGCGCGCGAGGCTCCGAGCCTCGCGCGCCAGTTCGCGCGTGTGATCGAGAACCAGATCCCCGTTTACCAACAGTGGCGCGAGCTCGGTCATGGGGACGAACTCGCGTCGGTTGTCGAGGAGGTGCTCAGGGAATTCGCCCACCTTGTCTCGACCGACGAGCCCGCGCAGGGCCTCCGAGTGTTGCAACTCGCGGGCGAGCGGGCCCGGCAAGGATTGCCCGCGAACGCAATCCTCGGCGCGTGGCGGGTGTCGGGTCACGAGCTGTGGAGATGGCTCACCGAGGAGTACGCAGAAGAGTTCTCCCCCGGCGGTGTTGCTGTCGACTTGTGGTCGAGGTACCTGGAGTTCGCTGATCACTATGTCGAGCAGATCACCGACACATTTTTCGCCGCCTCGCAGGAGGAGCGGGTCCACGCTGCCATGGCCGTGCGAGCGCAGGTCGATCGGCTCGTCCGCGGCGCGCCGCCGGAACAGACGGAGCGGGCGCTGCGCGATCTGGGCGTCCTCCACCCCGAGGTCGTCGTCATGTTATGCCGGCTCCCCGATGCGGGGCCGGACGCCAGTGTCGAAGTAGTGGCCGACTACAGCAGGCTGCTCCGAAACCTCCGGATGGCGACCCGGGCGGAGGTGCCGTGGACCATGGTCGCGGGGGCGCTACTGGCGGTGGTGTCCGCGCCCGGCGGGCGTTCTGACCTAGCGATCGAGTCGCTTCCACCGCACAGTCCCCTGCGCGTCGGCATCAGCCGCGCCATGCCCGCCCGCTCTGACTTGTCGGGGGCTCGCGACCAGGCGGAGAGGGCCCTTCGTGCGGCCACCGCCGCCCACCCCGTCAACGACTTCAACCAGATGACGTTGTTGCAGGTCGCGGCGATGCAGGCGGCTCTCCAGTGGGCGGACCTACCCGAGTGGACTCGGTTGCTCATGACGGACTCGAGGAACCGCATCGAATGGGAGGCCACGGGCCGCGCGCTGTGGGAACACGGCGGTAACGTCGGTGCGGCCGCCACGGCCCTGTCCGTGCACACCAACACGGTCTATTACCGGCTGGACACGATCCGCCAGACCATTGGCGCAGATCTTCGGAACGCCAAGACTCTGGCCGAGCTGGAGCTCGCGGTCATAAGCCGTGACCTCGGTGTACTTATCGTGCCCGGTAATCACGCGGACTGA
- a CDS encoding enoyl-CoA hydratase/isomerase family protein, whose protein sequence is MSALEIEVVDGVAWVTLNRPDSLNAINDELATELVERVVPLSTCGDVRVVVVRGSGRAFCAGADVGAASTEAEMSVAEKVAGHARLQRTLEAFAAMPVVKIAQVHGHCVGAGLVLATMCELRYASTGAKFSVPELDFGIPFSMGGLPTVARYLGITRTADLVLTGRRMGADEARTSGLITEVVANDDLPTTVRDVAARVATRPAFLLQETVSRLEEAGRALLDGQRSDLSSLVLATMDAESRAVMDAYAERIVGDSR, encoded by the coding sequence ATGAGCGCGCTGGAGATCGAGGTCGTGGACGGGGTCGCCTGGGTGACGCTGAACCGCCCGGACAGCCTCAACGCGATCAACGACGAATTGGCCACAGAGCTCGTTGAACGAGTTGTGCCCCTCAGCACCTGCGGCGATGTTCGAGTCGTCGTGGTCCGCGGGAGCGGCCGCGCGTTCTGCGCAGGCGCCGACGTCGGCGCCGCATCAACCGAGGCCGAGATGTCGGTGGCCGAGAAGGTGGCCGGGCATGCGCGCCTCCAGCGGACGCTCGAGGCATTTGCCGCGATGCCGGTGGTAAAGATCGCCCAGGTGCACGGTCACTGCGTCGGCGCAGGACTCGTGCTGGCCACGATGTGTGAACTGCGATACGCCTCGACCGGCGCGAAGTTCAGCGTCCCGGAGCTGGACTTCGGCATCCCGTTCTCGATGGGCGGCCTACCGACTGTGGCCCGCTACCTCGGAATCACCCGAACCGCAGACCTGGTGCTCACCGGACGACGGATGGGCGCCGACGAAGCGCGCACCAGCGGCCTGATCACCGAGGTAGTCGCTAACGACGACCTACCTACCACTGTCCGTGATGTGGCGGCCAGGGTCGCCACTCGTCCGGCATTCCTTCTCCAGGAAACGGTCTCGCGGCTGGAGGAGGCCGGTCGGGCGTTGCTCGACGGGCAGCGCAGCGACCTGAGTTCGCTGGTCTTGGCCACGATGGACGCCGAGTCCCGCGCGGTGATGGATGCGTACGCTGAAAGGATCGTCGGTGATTCTCGGTGA
- a CDS encoding MFS transporter: MRSDHDVITEPPMDMAKARRRLVGGVVGTFVEWYDFLIYGLSAPILAYHFFPNTNPTAALLGTFAIYAVAFFIRPLGGVFFGRLGDRIGRIQILAATILLMGAATLATGLLPTYASVGIAAPILLLLCRLAQGFSAGGETSGGLSYVLESAPSDRRARWVSIGVAASFLPVVLGGMLILSLRTFLGDDAYTNWAWRLPFVLGGVLAVVGLWLRSKLDDPEEFTDAAAAKAASDEPVARAKPLLGVTVTVMLLVAVQAVGAYLLNSYMYTYMVQITEMSPTTALITNSLAVLTIVVLLPVFATICDTRGRKPMMMAGAVWLLVLAYPALALVGTGTFGGALAGQLLIAIGVAVFASGGFVVMLELFPTAIRFTGHAVAYSLGYAIFGGTTPLIAASLVESTGSSMAPAYYVMAIAALGVVTVLKVPETSRVRLRDGLTREATSPSCEPTTVSEVAR; encoded by the coding sequence ATGCGCTCTGATCACGACGTCATCACGGAACCCCCGATGGACATGGCCAAGGCCCGTCGCCGCCTCGTAGGCGGCGTGGTCGGCACCTTCGTCGAATGGTACGACTTCCTCATCTACGGATTGAGTGCGCCGATACTCGCGTACCACTTCTTCCCGAACACCAACCCGACCGCGGCACTGCTCGGCACGTTCGCGATCTACGCGGTCGCCTTCTTCATCCGCCCACTCGGCGGGGTCTTCTTCGGCCGACTCGGCGACAGGATCGGTCGCATCCAGATCCTCGCGGCCACCATCTTGCTGATGGGAGCCGCGACTCTCGCCACCGGTTTGCTGCCGACGTACGCGTCGGTCGGCATAGCGGCCCCGATCCTGCTCCTGCTGTGTCGCCTGGCCCAGGGCTTCTCCGCGGGCGGTGAGACGAGCGGCGGCCTGAGCTACGTCTTGGAGTCAGCACCGAGTGACCGCCGCGCCCGCTGGGTGAGCATCGGCGTCGCCGCGTCCTTCCTGCCCGTAGTTCTCGGCGGGATGCTCATCCTCTCTTTGCGTACGTTCCTTGGCGATGACGCCTATACCAACTGGGCGTGGCGACTGCCGTTCGTCCTCGGCGGTGTCCTCGCCGTGGTTGGACTGTGGCTCCGTAGCAAGCTCGACGATCCGGAGGAGTTCACCGACGCCGCTGCTGCCAAGGCGGCATCGGACGAGCCCGTCGCACGGGCCAAGCCACTGCTCGGCGTCACGGTCACGGTCATGCTGCTGGTCGCCGTCCAGGCGGTCGGGGCGTACCTGCTGAACAGCTACATGTACACCTACATGGTCCAGATCACGGAGATGTCCCCGACCACAGCGCTCATCACCAACTCGCTCGCGGTGCTGACGATCGTGGTGCTGCTGCCGGTGTTCGCCACCATATGCGATACCCGCGGCCGCAAGCCGATGATGATGGCTGGCGCCGTGTGGCTGCTCGTGCTGGCCTACCCGGCGCTCGCGCTCGTCGGCACCGGCACGTTCGGCGGGGCGCTGGCCGGCCAGCTACTCATCGCGATCGGCGTCGCCGTGTTCGCGTCGGGCGGCTTCGTAGTGATGCTCGAGTTGTTCCCCACCGCCATACGCTTCACCGGTCACGCCGTCGCGTACAGCCTCGGATACGCGATCTTCGGCGGGACCACGCCCCTCATCGCTGCCTCCCTAGTGGAGAGCACAGGCTCATCGATGGCGCCGGCGTATTACGTCATGGCCATCGCCGCCCTGGGCGTTGTCACAGTTCTCAAGGTCCCGGAGACCAGCCGCGTCCGGTTGCGGGATGGACTGACCCGCGAAGCGACCTCGCCCTCCTGCGAGCCAACCACGGTGAGTGAGGTGGCCCGATGA
- a CDS encoding CaiB/BaiF CoA-transferase family protein encodes MDSELIPPLDGVRVLDFSRYVSGPYAGMLLADAGAEVIKVEPEGGEVSRSLPPIMQDGAGNDHSTYFLRLNRGKKSVVLDPRSAEHRPALERLIASADVVLENFRPGAFEAWGLGWEELQRINPRLTYATITGFGHSPSRSRDWPAFNLVAEAMAGVVGRFPEGDQPAKAAGLPFGDSMASLHAVNGIVMSLLRRATTGRGSRVDIAMYDSMLSANEWSIACQSGAGIEVELGATVHPWFAPYGFFEARDGWLCICVATDGAWKQFCAVAGLDQLWSDMRLRTGTGRAEHFHEVIASPMSAWLAATPARTAATLLADAGVPAAPLQRPPDLVDDEQGRTREMLTDHPVGDGGSITLAGNPVRIEPRLAPHAQGFSTPGQHTDEILGELFPEHAISLPSH; translated from the coding sequence GTGGACTCAGAGTTAATTCCGCCGCTCGACGGGGTCCGGGTCCTGGACTTCTCCCGGTACGTCTCTGGGCCGTACGCCGGGATGCTGCTCGCGGACGCGGGCGCCGAGGTGATCAAGGTCGAACCCGAGGGCGGCGAGGTGTCCCGGAGCCTTCCACCGATAATGCAGGACGGCGCCGGCAACGACCACAGCACGTACTTCTTGCGACTTAATCGGGGCAAGAAGTCGGTGGTGCTCGACCCGCGAAGCGCCGAGCATCGTCCCGCGCTGGAGCGACTCATCGCCAGTGCCGACGTCGTGTTGGAGAACTTCAGACCCGGCGCATTTGAGGCATGGGGCCTGGGCTGGGAGGAGCTGCAACGCATCAACCCGCGACTGACATACGCGACCATCACGGGATTCGGACACAGCCCGAGCCGCTCGCGTGACTGGCCTGCGTTCAACCTCGTAGCCGAGGCCATGGCGGGCGTGGTGGGACGCTTCCCCGAGGGTGACCAGCCGGCCAAGGCCGCGGGGCTGCCCTTCGGCGATTCCATGGCCAGCCTGCACGCGGTCAACGGCATCGTGATGTCGCTCCTTCGCCGCGCGACTACCGGTCGCGGCTCCCGGGTCGACATCGCGATGTACGACTCGATGCTCTCCGCCAACGAGTGGAGCATCGCCTGCCAGTCCGGTGCCGGCATCGAGGTCGAACTGGGTGCCACGGTTCACCCATGGTTCGCCCCGTACGGATTCTTTGAGGCCCGCGACGGATGGCTGTGCATCTGCGTAGCCACCGATGGTGCGTGGAAGCAGTTCTGCGCCGTGGCCGGCCTCGACCAGCTGTGGTCTGACATGCGGCTCCGGACCGGCACTGGCCGGGCAGAGCACTTCCATGAGGTCATCGCTTCGCCGATGTCAGCGTGGCTCGCCGCCACCCCGGCCAGGACGGCCGCCACCCTGCTGGCCGACGCCGGCGTTCCCGCAGCCCCCCTCCAGCGGCCCCCCGACCTCGTGGACGACGAGCAGGGTCGCACTCGCGAAATGCTCACCGACCACCCGGTCGGAGACGGTGGCTCGATCACCCTCGCCGGCAACCCCGTGCGCATCGAACCCCGGCTCGCCCCTCACGCACAGGGCTTCTCGACCCCTGGCCAGCACACCGACGAGATCCTCGGCGAGCTCTTCCCTGAGCACGCGATCTCGCTGCCCTCTCACTGA
- a CDS encoding carboxymuconolactone decarboxylase family protein produces the protein MSGYHDHNDLSYLAQLKDAAPKEFAAWVKLDSQVGRTDGAIPHKQRELIAVACAHITQCVYCLDVHIKAAIEAGASREEIAESALIAAALRAGGAGAHAALTMKLYEQHSGGTEK, from the coding sequence ATGTCTGGCTACCACGATCACAATGATCTTTCGTATCTCGCGCAACTCAAGGATGCGGCCCCCAAGGAGTTCGCAGCGTGGGTCAAGCTCGATAGCCAGGTCGGACGCACAGACGGCGCCATCCCGCACAAGCAGCGGGAGCTTATCGCGGTGGCCTGCGCGCACATCACCCAGTGCGTCTACTGCCTTGACGTGCATATCAAGGCCGCAATCGAGGCCGGAGCCTCTCGTGAGGAGATCGCCGAGTCGGCCCTCATTGCGGCGGCGCTGCGCGCAGGTGGTGCCGGTGCTCACGCCGCACTGACGATGAAACTCTACGAACAGCACTCCGGGGGGACGGAAAAGTGA
- a CDS encoding DUF1254 domain-containing protein codes for MNNVTPGFNHVIPPSIMTRDTVDTRIGRLKFFDGLPSDATVQTLYDNLDFVRAVQVFLDFVPASSMEAMRRGNKAMGVTAPHKVLIFDNPMDSSPLFLTGNTDTVYLSGILDVATEGPIVVEVPPKCGPGTVNDAFFRFVIDMGGPGPDRGQGGKYLVVPDDYDGEIPDGYFVGRTPSSSNWLILRGLLVDGRPDAAAASFREGVKIYPLAKADNPPAMEFITVSGEPFNTIHANDYAFFTEVAEVIAREPVGLLDHELRGLAASIGIRKGHPFAPDARMTAILSDAAAVGSATARAMVFKTRDAEAYLYEGSAWKAAFIGGDYQWLRDGGVGGRNLDARTSYFYLATVNTPAMALEMIGLGSQYAFITVDSNGDYLDGSKQYRLSIPADVPAKDFWSVVIYDPQTRSELQTTQPYPSKNNQRDPLAVNPDGSVDLVFGPTPPADHESNWTETVPGKGWFAIFRLYGPLQPWFDKTWRPGEVEPVK; via the coding sequence ATGAACAACGTGACGCCGGGGTTCAACCACGTGATCCCCCCATCGATCATGACCCGTGACACTGTTGACACGAGGATCGGACGGCTGAAGTTCTTCGACGGGCTACCATCCGACGCGACTGTACAAACCCTGTACGACAACCTCGATTTTGTACGAGCCGTGCAGGTGTTTCTCGACTTTGTCCCCGCCAGTTCGATGGAGGCTATGCGCCGAGGAAATAAGGCGATGGGGGTGACGGCCCCGCACAAGGTTTTAATTTTCGACAACCCGATGGACTCCAGCCCGTTGTTCCTCACCGGCAACACCGACACCGTCTACCTCTCAGGAATTCTTGATGTAGCTACGGAGGGTCCGATCGTGGTGGAGGTCCCGCCGAAGTGTGGGCCAGGAACCGTCAACGATGCGTTCTTCCGCTTCGTGATCGACATGGGAGGGCCCGGCCCCGATCGCGGCCAGGGCGGAAAGTACCTCGTCGTCCCCGACGACTACGACGGCGAAATTCCAGACGGCTACTTTGTGGGCCGCACTCCGAGCTCGTCGAATTGGCTGATTTTGCGGGGACTGCTGGTCGACGGCCGCCCCGATGCCGCGGCCGCGTCCTTCCGAGAAGGCGTCAAGATATATCCGCTCGCCAAGGCCGACAACCCTCCGGCGATGGAGTTCATCACCGTCTCGGGCGAGCCGTTCAACACCATCCACGCCAACGACTACGCCTTCTTCACCGAGGTAGCCGAAGTCATCGCCCGCGAGCCGGTGGGCTTACTCGACCACGAGCTCCGCGGTCTTGCCGCCAGCATCGGCATCCGCAAGGGCCACCCGTTCGCGCCCGACGCCCGGATGACGGCGATCCTGTCCGACGCCGCGGCGGTTGGGAGCGCAACAGCCAGAGCAATGGTGTTCAAGACACGCGACGCCGAGGCGTACCTCTACGAAGGCAGTGCGTGGAAGGCGGCCTTCATCGGCGGCGATTACCAGTGGCTCCGCGACGGAGGAGTCGGCGGGCGCAACCTCGACGCTCGCACTTCATACTTCTACCTCGCCACCGTGAACACACCGGCAATGGCCCTGGAAATGATCGGGCTCGGCTCTCAGTACGCCTTCATCACTGTCGATAGCAACGGTGACTATCTCGACGGCTCAAAGCAGTACCGACTCAGCATTCCCGCCGATGTGCCCGCCAAGGACTTCTGGTCCGTCGTCATCTACGACCCGCAAACCCGGTCCGAACTCCAGACCACCCAGCCCTACCCCAGCAAGAACAATCAGCGGGACCCGCTTGCCGTCAACCCGGATGGCTCCGTCGATTTAGTATTCGGCCCAACGCCCCCGGCCGACCACGAATCCAACTGGACCGAGACAGTGCCAGGCAAGGGATGGTTCGCAATCTTTCGCCTATACGGTCCACTTCAACCCTGGTTCGACAAGACCTGGCGTCCGGGCGAGGTAGAACCCGTCAAGTAA
- a CDS encoding metal-dependent hydrolase: protein MGPTHAMSGAAAGLAIGAFLPIGWGGAASATEVFVFAGVTAGAALLPDLDSPQSTLARSFGLVSKSVAHVTEKISKSIYRATMTRKDAPIRNGHRTATHTVWFALLAGAVTAALVTKFGKNSAIGVLFFMLGLAIRGLAPTWTKKQDWAYVTGLSLALAVAVWWALPASAGSAALGAAVTAGVLVHIFGDMITKRGVPLLGGVVSIGGKRWWNFRPPRPLRIRAGAGMDKVLALACTAVTLVLAYCVAAAPHLIGAPWAAVTVI, encoded by the coding sequence ATGGGACCTACGCACGCGATGAGCGGTGCTGCAGCGGGTTTGGCCATCGGCGCGTTCTTACCAATTGGCTGGGGCGGGGCGGCGTCCGCGACAGAGGTATTCGTGTTTGCCGGTGTCACCGCCGGGGCGGCGCTGCTCCCAGACCTCGATTCGCCGCAGAGCACCCTCGCGCGCAGCTTCGGACTGGTGTCCAAGTCCGTCGCCCATGTCACTGAGAAGATCTCGAAGTCGATCTATCGAGCGACGATGACGCGAAAGGACGCGCCGATCCGCAACGGGCACCGCACCGCGACCCACACCGTGTGGTTCGCTCTCCTCGCGGGTGCGGTCACGGCCGCACTCGTCACAAAGTTCGGCAAGAACAGTGCGATCGGGGTGCTGTTCTTTATGCTCGGCCTGGCGATCCGGGGCTTGGCCCCGACCTGGACCAAGAAACAGGATTGGGCTTACGTCACCGGACTGTCGCTGGCGCTCGCGGTAGCCGTGTGGTGGGCGCTACCGGCCTCGGCGGGCAGCGCGGCGCTCGGCGCGGCTGTCACCGCTGGCGTCCTGGTGCACATCTTCGGCGACATGATCACTAAGCGAGGGGTGCCCCTGCTCGGCGGGGTCGTCAGCATCGGCGGCAAGAGATGGTGGAACTTCCGTCCGCCGAGACCGCTGCGAATCCGTGCAGGCGCTGGTATGGACAAAGTGCTGGCCCTCGCCTGCACCGCTGTCACCCTGGTCCTGGCGTACTGCGTGGCGGCCGCGCCACACCTGATCGGCGCACCCTGGGCGGCCGTCACCGTCATCTGA
- a CDS encoding NAD(P)/FAD-dependent oxidoreductase has product MTVNSHPVAGDHARVGGRHRVVIIGSGFGGLAAARALDKADVDVTLVARTGHHLFQPLLYQVATGILSVGEIAPSIRLVLRDQKNAAVALGDVDRIDVAARTIHAAAGHVDFELEYDSLIVAAGANQSYFGNDHFERWAPGMKSIDDALELRSRIMGCFEQAEVTDDDDERRRLLTFVVVGAGPTGVEMAGQIAELAHRTLKNSFRQIDPARARIILIDAAPAVLPPFGTKLGNAARARLEQMGVEIQLNAMVTDVDYYGIEVKDPDGSVRRIDTTCKIWSAGVQASPLGAMLAEQTGAEVDRAGRVLVNTDLSLPGHPEIFVIGDMINLDNLPGVSPVAIQGGKYVAKQIVREVEHGRSPAERPPFKYFDKGSMATVSRYSAVAKVGPLELHGFIAWVLWLVVHLAFLIGFRNRVITLLSWGMHIGDHRSHLNSTARWVYARQAIAEAGLRDAQSTASASDG; this is encoded by the coding sequence ATGACCGTGAACTCTCATCCAGTGGCAGGCGACCACGCCCGAGTGGGTGGTCGTCACCGGGTGGTCATCATCGGGTCGGGCTTCGGGGGGTTGGCCGCCGCCCGGGCGCTCGACAAGGCGGACGTGGACGTGACCCTGGTCGCGAGGACCGGTCACCACCTCTTTCAACCGCTGCTGTACCAAGTGGCGACGGGAATCCTGTCAGTCGGGGAGATCGCACCCTCCATCCGGCTGGTCCTGCGCGACCAGAAGAACGCGGCCGTCGCGCTGGGGGATGTGGACCGGATCGACGTGGCCGCTCGGACGATCCACGCGGCCGCCGGGCACGTGGACTTCGAGCTCGAGTACGACAGTCTGATCGTTGCCGCAGGAGCTAACCAGTCCTACTTTGGCAACGATCACTTCGAGCGCTGGGCTCCCGGGATGAAGTCCATCGACGACGCGCTGGAACTGCGGAGCCGGATCATGGGTTGCTTCGAGCAGGCCGAAGTGACCGATGACGACGACGAGCGCCGCCGGCTGCTCACCTTTGTCGTCGTCGGTGCCGGGCCCACCGGGGTGGAGATGGCCGGTCAGATCGCCGAACTCGCACATCGGACGCTGAAGAACAGTTTTCGGCAGATCGACCCGGCGCGTGCCCGCATCATCCTCATCGACGCGGCCCCGGCCGTCCTGCCTCCCTTCGGTACCAAGCTCGGCAACGCCGCCCGTGCGCGGCTGGAACAGATGGGTGTGGAAATCCAGCTCAACGCCATGGTCACCGATGTCGACTACTACGGAATTGAAGTGAAGGACCCGGACGGATCAGTCCGCCGAATCGACACGACCTGCAAGATCTGGTCGGCCGGCGTGCAGGCGAGCCCACTGGGCGCGATGCTCGCCGAGCAGACCGGTGCAGAGGTGGACCGGGCTGGTCGGGTCCTGGTGAACACAGACCTCTCCCTGCCCGGGCATCCGGAGATCTTCGTGATCGGCGACATGATCAATCTCGACAACCTGCCAGGTGTCTCGCCTGTCGCGATTCAGGGCGGCAAGTATGTCGCCAAGCAGATCGTTCGGGAAGTAGAACATGGCCGGTCCCCGGCGGAGCGCCCGCCGTTCAAGTATTTCGACAAGGGGTCCATGGCCACGGTGTCGCGCTATAGCGCGGTGGCCAAAGTCGGACCGCTCGAACTCCACGGCTTCATCGCCTGGGTCCTCTGGCTGGTGGTGCACCTCGCCTTCCTCATCGGCTTCAGGAACCGCGTCATCACCCTTCTGTCCTGGGGCATGCACATCGGTGACCACCGCTCGCACCTGAACTCCACCGCCCGGTGGGTCTACGCGCGCCAAGCCATCGCCGAGGCCGGTCTCCGCGACGCCCAGTCCACAGCCAGCGCCTCCGACGGCTGA
- a CDS encoding dihydrofolate reductase family protein, whose amino-acid sequence MGTLTYTATVSVDGYAADASGDFNWSAPSEEVFRFHVERLEPVVHEVLGRRTYQLMEYWQSPPEGESWSPDEHEFARLWNAIPQTVVSSTLAVDDLISDRDRLVPRLDLGTVERIVDDAPGEVEIFGPTTASAAIRAGMVTDFRLFVVPKVVGGGLRALPPDTTLEMELVDHRVFENGTTYSHYRGR is encoded by the coding sequence ATGGGCACGCTGACATACACCGCGACCGTTTCCGTTGACGGTTATGCCGCGGACGCGAGCGGCGACTTCAACTGGTCGGCCCCGAGCGAGGAAGTGTTCCGGTTCCACGTGGAACGCCTCGAGCCGGTTGTCCACGAGGTTCTCGGCCGCCGCACCTACCAACTGATGGAGTACTGGCAGTCGCCACCGGAAGGCGAGTCGTGGAGTCCTGACGAGCACGAATTCGCGCGCCTCTGGAATGCGATTCCGCAAACCGTGGTGTCGTCCACCCTTGCCGTCGACGACCTGATCTCCGATCGGGACCGCCTAGTTCCGCGTCTCGACCTGGGCACGGTGGAACGCATCGTCGACGACGCCCCCGGCGAGGTCGAGATCTTCGGGCCCACCACCGCGAGCGCGGCAATCCGCGCGGGGATGGTCACGGACTTCCGATTGTTCGTCGTCCCGAAGGTGGTAGGGGGCGGTCTCCGTGCGTTGCCGCCGGACACGACGTTGGAGATGGAACTCGTCGACCATCGGGTCTTCGAGAACGGGACCACGTATTCGCACTACCGGGGACGCTGA
- a CDS encoding MFS transporter: MATPDGSSKPHGTSTAVAETIPAEPVPRRRIVLASLIGTTIEFYDFYIFATAAVSVFPLLFFAGGDSGTALLASMATFGTAFIARPLGSIVFGHYGDRLGRKVTLVGALLTMGIATFLIGLLPTIHQIGLWAPAMLTILRFFQGIGLGGEWSGAALLASETAEPGKRAFAAMWPQLGAPFGFILANGLFLLLTTWFTYDSTAADLADPFLVWGWRLPFLLSVLMVGVGLYVRLRIEETPVFARAIVNNERVKAPVSEVFRKNGREIVLGTFIMLATYGLFYLMTTWILSFAIGGEGTGGLGYGYRSFLIIQVIAIVLFAAFIPVAGLLADKFGRRRMLLGVTAAIIAFGLSFGWWLDPDAMGTGSDLDVVRMLLFLCVGMTLMGLTFGPMSAVLPELFPTNTRYTGSGVAYNFSAILGAALTPFVAVWLVQNYSVAHVGYYLVGLGVLTIVSLVLAPETSKTSLDS, encoded by the coding sequence ATGGCAACGCCGGACGGGTCCAGCAAGCCCCACGGGACGAGCACCGCGGTCGCCGAAACGATCCCGGCCGAGCCGGTGCCTCGGCGACGCATCGTCCTCGCCTCGCTCATCGGCACCACGATCGAGTTCTACGACTTCTACATCTTCGCCACGGCCGCGGTGTCGGTATTCCCGCTGTTGTTCTTCGCCGGCGGAGATTCGGGCACCGCCCTGCTGGCCTCGATGGCCACGTTCGGCACGGCGTTCATCGCCAGGCCCCTCGGGTCGATCGTCTTCGGCCACTACGGGGACCGTCTCGGGCGGAAGGTCACCCTGGTCGGCGCGCTGCTGACCATGGGCATCGCCACGTTCCTCATCGGCCTGTTGCCCACGATCCACCAGATCGGCCTGTGGGCGCCGGCGATGCTGACGATCCTGCGGTTCTTCCAGGGGATCGGCCTCGGCGGCGAGTGGTCGGGCGCCGCACTCCTGGCCTCCGAGACCGCGGAGCCGGGCAAGCGCGCGTTCGCCGCGATGTGGCCACAGCTCGGGGCGCCGTTCGGCTTCATCCTCGCCAACGGCTTGTTCCTGCTCTTGACGACGTGGTTCACGTACGACTCCACCGCGGCCGACCTGGCGGACCCGTTCCTCGTGTGGGGATGGCGTCTGCCGTTCCTGCTCTCGGTGTTGATGGTCGGCGTCGGCCTGTACGTCCGACTCCGGATCGAGGAGACCCCGGTCTTCGCTCGAGCGATCGTCAACAACGAGCGGGTCAAGGCCCCGGTCTCGGAGGTGTTCCGCAAGAACGGCCGGGAGATCGTCCTCGGCACGTTCATCATGCTGGCCACCTACGGCCTGTTCTACCTGATGACGACATGGATCCTGTCATTCGCGATCGGCGGCGAGGGCACCGGCGGGCTCGGCTACGGCTACCGGTCGTTCCTCATCATCCAGGTGATCGCGATCGTCCTCTTCGCCGCGTTCATCCCGGTCGCCGGCCTGCTGGCCGACAAGTTCGGTCGCCGCCGGATGCTCCTCGGTGTCACCGCCGCGATCATCGCGTTCGGCCTGAGCTTCGGCTGGTGGCTCGACCCGGACGCGATGGGGACCGGCAGTGACCTCGATGTGGTCCGGATGCTGCTCTTCCTGTGCGTCGGGATGACGCTCATGGGCCTGACCTTCGGACCGATGTCCGCAGTGCTTCCCGAACTGTTCCCCACCAACACCCGCTACACGGGTTCCGGAGTGGCGTATAACTTCTCCGCCATCCTGGGCGCGGCCCTGACCCCGTTCGTCGCAGTGTGGCTGGTGCAGAACTACTCGGTCGCGCATGTCGGCTACTACCTGGTCGGACTGGGCGTGCTCACCATCGTCTCGCTGGTCCTCGCGCCGGAGACCAGCAAGACGTCACTGGATTCCTGA